In Setaria italica strain Yugu1 chromosome I, Setaria_italica_v2.0, whole genome shotgun sequence, the genomic window NNNNNNNNNNNNNNNNNNNNNNNNNNNNNNNNNNNNNNNNNNNNNNNNNNNNNNNNNNNNNNNNNNNNNNNNNNNNNNNNNNNNNNNNNNNNNNNNNNNNNNNNNNNNNNNNNNNNNNNNNNNNNNNNNNNNNNNNNNNNNNNNNNNNNNNNNNNNNNNNNNNNNNNNNNNNNNNNNNNNNNNNNNNNNNNNNNNNNNNNNNNNNNNNNNNNNNNNNNNNNNNNNNNNNNNNNNNNNNNNNNNNNNNNNNNNNNNNNNNNNNNNNNNNNNNNNNNNNNNNNNNNNNNNNNNNNNNNNNNNNNNNNNNNNNNNNNNNNNNNNNNNNNNNNNNNNNNNNNNNNNNNNNNNNNNNNNNNNNNNNNNNNNNNNNNNNNNNNNNNNNNNNNNNNNNNNNNNNNNNNNNNNNNNNNNNNNNNNNNNNNNNNNNNNNNNNNNNNNNNNNNNNNNNNNNNNNNNNNNNNNNNNNNNNNNNNNNNNNNNNNNNNNNNNNNNNNNNNNNNNNNNNNNNNNNNNNNNNNNNNNNNNNNNNNNNNNNNNNNNNNNNNNNNNNNNNNNNNNNNNNNNNNNNNNNNNNNNNNNNNNNNNNNNNNNNNNNNNNNNNNNNNNNNNNNNNNNNNNNNNNNNNNNNNNNNNNNNNNNNNNNNNNNNNNNNNNNNNNNNNNNNNNNNNNNNNNNNNNNNNNNNNNNNNNNNNNNNNNNNNNNNNNNNNNNNNNNNNNNNNNNNNNNNNNNNNNNNNNNNNNNNNNNNNNNNNNNNNNNNNNNNNNNNNNNNNNNNNNNNNNNNNNNNNNNNNNNNNNNNNNNNNNNNNNNNNNNNNNNNNNNNNNNNNNNNNNNNNNNNNNNNNNNNNNNNNNNNNNNNNNNNNNNNNNNNNNNNNNNNNNNNNNNNNNNNNNNNNNNNNNNNNNNNNNNNNNNNNNNNNNNNNNNNNNNNNNNNNNNNNNNNNNNNNNNNNNNNNNNNNNNNNNNNNNNNNNNNNNNNNNNNNNNNNNNNNNNNNNNNNNNNNNNNNNNNNNNNNNNNNNNNNNNNNNNNNNNNNNNNNNNNNNNNNNNNNNNNNNNNNNNNNNNNNNNNNNNNNNNNNNNNNNNNNNNNNNNNNNNNNNNNNNNNNNNNNNNNNNNNNNNNNNNNNNNNNNNNNNNNNNNNNNNNNNNNNNNNNNNNNNNNNNNNNNNNNNNNNNNNNNNNNNNNNNNNNNNNNNNNNNNNNNNNNNNNNNNNNNNNNNNNNNNNNNNNNNNNNNNNNNNNNNNNNNNNNNNNNNNNNNNNNNNNNNNNNNNNNNNNNNNNNNNNNNNNNNNNNNNNNNNNNNNNNNNNNNNNNNNNNNNNNNNNNNNNNNNNNNNNNNNNNNNNNNNNNNNNNNNNNNNNNNNNNNNNNNNNNNNNNNNNNNNNNNNNNNNNNNNNNNNNNNNNNNNNNNNNNNNNNNNNNNNNNNNNNNNNNNNNNNNNNNNNNNNNNNNNNNNNNNNNNNNNNNNNNNNNNNNNNNNNNNNNNNNNNNNNNNNNNNNNNNNNNNNNNNNNNNNNNNNNNNNNNNNNNNNNNNNNNNNNNNNNNNNNNNNNNNNNNNNNNNNNNNNNNNNNNNNNNNNNNNNNNNNNNNNNNNNNNNNNNNNNNNNNNNNNNNNNNNNNNNNNNNNNNNNNNNNNNNNNNNNNNNNNNNNNNNNNNNNNNNNNNNNNNNNNNNNNNNNNNNNNNNNNNNNNNNNNNNNNNNNNNNNNNNNNNNNNNNNNNNNNNNNNNNNNNNNNNNNNNNNNNNNNNNNNNNNNNNNNNNNNNNNNNNNNNNNNNNNNNNNNNNNNNNNNNNNNNNNNNNNNNNNNNNNNNNNNNNNNNNNNNNNNNNNNNNNNNNNNNNNNNNNNNNNNNNNNNNNNNNNNNNNNNNNNNNNNNNNNNNNNNNNNNNNNNNNNNNNNNNNNNNNNNNNNNNNNNNNNNNNNNNNNNNNNNNNNNNNNNNNNNNNNNNNNNNNNNNNNNNNNNNNNNNNNNNNNNNNNNNNNNNNNNNNNNNNNNNNNNNNNNNNNNNNNNNNNNNNNNNNNNNNNNNNNNNNNNNNNNNNNNNNNNNNNNNNNNNNNNNNNNNNNNNNNNNNNNNNNNNNNNNNNNNNNNNNNNNNNNNNNNNNNNNNNNNNNNNNNNNNNNNNNNNNNNNNNNNNNNNNNNNNNNNNNNNNNNNNNNNNNNNNNNNNNNNNNNNNNNNNNNNNNNNNNNNNNNNNNNNNNNNNNNNNNNNNNNNNNNNNNNNNNNNNNNNNNNNNNNNNNNNNNNNNNNNNNNNNNNNNNNNNNNNNNNNNNNNNNNNNNNNNNNNNNNNNNNNNNNNNNNNNNNNNNNNNNNNNNNNNNNNNNNNNNNNNNNNNNNNNNNNNNNNNNNNNNNNNNNNNNNNNNNNNNNNNNNNNNNNNNNNNNNNNNNATTACTGAATTGATTTACTTTCCTTCTATTTTCAAGTACAAGCGATGTTAGTTCTGTACGCGTACCGAAGGAGAAGCCGGATGTACCTGTGCAGCCGGTTCTTTATAATATTTTGAAAAATGAGATGCTGTTCAAATATAGTTTAGGAGAGAAATATACCTGTACAATTGTTTTGCAGGTATGGATTTCCATGGAAGCCATCATTACACTTGCAGAGATACCCATAATTTGTTTTCCCTCGCCTGATATCTTGGCAGTTACTGTTGTGACTGATACACGCATAGTATTTCGGATTACTTTGCTTAGCTTGTTGACAAGTCAAGTTTGCAACAACCCACTTTATTACTATTTCATCTTCCCGTGAGAAATCATAAATACCATCCACAACCGACGACATATCATAAGAGTCCCGAAATTCGCCAGTACCATCATAGTTGGAATTGACTATCCTTTCCATGTTATTGGAGCTTGTGTCATTCAGCATGTTGCTAACAGCCAGAGACCCATCATCAAGTGATATTCGAGTCACACGATATTGTGCGTACCGACGGTCAAGAACGGTGCCATCACTTGTGCAGTTGAGTCGAAAGTTATCATTTGCATAACAACCTTCTTCAATCCCAAATGGGAATGGAATACTAATGTTCCCACATGATCTTGTACAGTTCTCTTTGGGCGTTGTTGAATCGTAAGCTGCTTCATGACAAATAAATAAGGTGAGGAAGTAAGACTAAATCTAAAGAAATTAATAAGGCTACCTTAGAAGAAAAAGATTCTTCTGGTTTCACAAGCTCTGTGAGACAATAAATATTTTCAAGCTGTAGCTAGCCATAAATTGCATGACAAGCCAAACTGCGGCGGCAAAAATCCCATGCCATACTTGTACGTGGCTAGAAAAGATGTTGCTAGCAACTAGAAAATGTGTAACATGCCGCAGCTTATCACAAGCGAAACAATaaccttattttttttatagcaGCCGCACATTTGGTGTGGCAACGACAACCAAAcgaggtactccctccgttccaagttgttattccaacttttttttagaaagtTAAAGCGTTtgaagtttgaccaaatttatacaataaagtactaacattcatgataccaaataggtactattagtttcttcattaaatatatttttatagtatatctattcggtgccataaacttttgtgatctttTCTATATAATTTTGGTCAACAATAAAATGATTTGCCTCTCCAAGAaaattagaatgacttataatttggaacggagggagtaaatctAGAACTATATATGCTGAATTATTTAAAATATCGTGAAAACAACAAGAAGCAACGAGGTATAGACCTTGGATGCAGCCATTTACGATGTAGGGGTTGCCTTTCCCGTAATAATTGGGGCATGAGCAACTGTAGCCTCGTCCATATTGTAGATCTTGGCAGTTGCTTTCATTATTACAAGCATAACTATCCTTATTCACTCGGGCACGTTCACAATTTGGTTGGTCCGTGATGGCGATCTGAATTCTTGTATCATGAACATTGCTTGTGTTTACCCAACTCGAGTAAAGATCACCCAAAACGAATCTATAATACCATGGTAGTAAAACCTTGACATCATTTAGTTGTGCTCTTGTACCGTTGAGGCGGACGAGTTTAACCATAAAGGCTGGCAGGTCCCTCGTCAACTCGATGCTGCAGCAGCCAATCCCATCACGACAGGAGCCGAAAACATTTGCCCTCTCCGTGGTCCGGTCATCTGCGCATATGCTCATGCAAGAACCAATGAGGTCAGTCCAGTTATTACCGAACATGTAGACTTCGAGACCGCATCCAACGACATACAAAGCATCGTTAATTTCACTGATAACAGCGCCACCATCAGGGGTACCCCAGGACATGTACGTGTCCACACCTTGCCCCATGGTGACGTTAAAACCAACAGTAGAAGCAGAAGCCATATTGCTGCCGACGTCTATAGAAGTGATCTGAGTGGTACTGTTTCTCAAGAAGAGCCTAGGAGGACGAGCTGTCTGGTTGCAGGTGAGCTCGAAGCCTTGCCGGAAGCAACCAGAGCCTATCCCGAAGGGATAGGAGATTTCGACATCCCCGCAGTGGGTGGGGCAGCTAGTCAAGGAGCCATTGGAAGGGATATGCAGGATGCCGTTGCTGCTAGCGTCTCCATGGACGGCCGTGGCCAGCGCTCGCGGAACAGCGGCCAAGCAGGCGAGCACAACACACATGCCAACTAGAACTCCGGCGGAGGACATCGTTGTATATATGGGTGACCTGTGTGTTTGTGTATCTGTGGCTGGTGTTGGGATCGGTGGGTAACAAAATGAGAGGCAGCTTGTGGCAATGTGCACTGTCTACACCATATATACTATTGTTATCCTGAGACTGCACAAGCAGTAGAGGGGTTTGTGCTGTTAATCCAAGGAGGAAGTGAGTATGGAATTCCAGGGGCAGCAGTCCCATCAGATGTTACGGTCGTCGCTGGGGccaaaaaaatacaagactCGCCAATAACCTGCGTTGTTGACTTGCTGGTCCACGCCTATTGCTGACGGGCCATGTGTTTCGATCTGATATCTTCTCACTTCATCAATAGGACCGGAGTAAAGATATCCCTGTCATCCTAAGCTAAACGTTCTGGTTAACTATAACCTCACCTACTGGTAAACTTGATGCTAACATATATCAACCGTGGACTGACTACGTACATCACTTACATGGTCTGTCTAGTCTTCTCACGAGTACTCGAGAAAATCCATCTCAAAATAACAAAGGAAGTGTCTCTACGCTACGCATATCACAATCCTTACAGCAGGGTAAAATGGACCGAATACCACCCGGCGTATATGGTCCAGGTAAATTACCCGTCATCATCAATCAAAAAACCTCACAAGTCAGTCCTGCAGCAATCACGGGGACTGACTCTAGTACGGGACAGTATTTCCTACGAGCAAGATAGCAGGACGAAAGCAATACGGTGAGAGCAGAGATTTCGCGTCGAACCTCTCACTTCACTAGAATGTACTGTACTAGTATTTTCTACGCACGTGAGAGGGTGAGAGTTGATATTTGCGGAGCGGATGGAATTTTCAGTGGACGCTCCCCTCCTCTGAAAATCCCATCTCGTTTTCTCGTGGAACGTGCAGCAACCGCTAATCACAAGTCGACCGGTCAAGTGTGCGGTAATCCGAAAATTTTGGCCGCTCCTGGAGCGCTCCCAATCGCGGATCGCCCGCCAGTTTTCTCGCCTCCTTCCGTTGAGGACGGCGCCTACGTTGGATTTTGAATTGCTCCATCCGTTTATCATGCGGCGAtcgagaaaaagaaaacaaaggttgTGACGAGAGAGGATGACGtggagaagagaagaggctccGACCCATGAATTGATGACATAGCAAcactttaatttttttgaaccAAACTTTTTTGGAAACTGTTGGGTAAGAAAGTCTTTTTTCCACCCAATAATTTTTGTCAAAGTCCAAAAATCAGTTTTTttacttctatttttttttcaccctCTGGAGATGCTTTAACGTCCGAAATAACTTTTAAAATAGTTTTGGAAACTGATCCAAAAACTCTTTTTCCAACAGCGGCCTGATCACGGCGCCAAAATTCTGCACGCTCAAAACCCACGGCCGCGAGAGCCAAATTTCATTTCTGAAGAAGGATCGCGCTCCCAATCGCGGAGGTTGAGGGAAGAAACGTCGATCCGTCCGTGCGCATAATTTTTCTAGCCTGCCCGCATGCTGTGAAGATCGTCGGGGCCTGTTTATTGCActggcgtgccgccgccgcccgccggtcatCGAGTCCGGGGCCAACACTGTTTCGTCTCGTCCGTGGAGCAGAGGGCCTTCGCGCAGCTGCGGGGATGCGGAGTAGCAGGGTCCGGCCATCGGTCATCGGGAAATGTCAGAAGATCTCTGAAAAATTCAGGCATGATGAGGGAGTTCAGGAGCCTGCCTCTGCCATGTTCGTTCTACAGTTTCTTTGCTGTCTGGGTTCtgctatttctttttccttgaagCTATTCTGTCTGGAACTCTGGATTCTGTCATTTCCATTTCTGCATATTAGAGTGTAATTGATTGTGATTTTAAATGGAATTTAACTCAAATATGATAGCTGACAAGAGCCCAGACAAATCGCATACCGGTAATGCGGCACTATCGGGCTGAAAATAACCCTCGTCGTCGCCCGCACACTCCTCGGCCCACGGGGCGCTTCGCGGGCCACCTTTCACGAAAGCACCGCACCGGTCCATCTAATAACAACTTTTGAGCCCGAACCTCGTGCTGCCGGCAccacctacgccgccgccgctcctcgtccTCATCGCCGCCGACTATGCCCAGCGGCCAGCGCCGCTCTTCGCTATCGAGGTCGCCGCAGCTCGACAGAGCAAGTGGAATCGGCAGGGCGGGGCAGGCTCCTCGCGCTCGGGATCTTCTCCCAGCTCATCCCACGCTCCCAGTGCAAGGAGCAGCCGGCCGACGCGGCCCCGTGGCATTGGCCACTGTCGTCTCCTAAAATTGGTACGCTCCCTTGGCACATGGCCATCTCAATGGAATGTATTGCTTGATTTATTGACAAAATGGTTTGGTATGAAATATTCTGAAGGTAGGTACTGATCCGCACTCGCTCACAATGTTACAGAAGATTATAAATCTAAAATACGGCAAGCTAACTGGTTTTCTATATGCAGAACAGTTGCATATGCAGTGTTATTAGCTAGAGTGTACTTTTCAGATCAGCAAATGGAGTTTTAAAGTTCTCTGTTCAACACTTTTCGATAGTGTCACATGAAAAGACATGCAACGGAAGAGTGGGGTTCCTACTGCCCTGATGCCGTCACGGCGTTATGCCAGATCTTTGAGTTATGAGTGTCACTTCATAGTAATCATGCTAATACTTTGTAAAAAGATGCCATAATATGTTGCAGCTTAAATCATATTCCGTATATCAGTCAGCGGTCTACTGGAACCACCTATTAAACCACTGGCAATTTATACCCAATTGTTACTGGACTCGTTGATAACCACAACAGTTTTCTTATACAAGCTTATCTTTAGTACTGTAACTTATGTACAAATATAAAAAGTATACAACAGTCGCGGTCTACAATATATTGTACACGTGAAATGCATCTATGTGATATAGTATCATCGAAAGGAAACTAATATAATGTGAATCTTCAATAAAATACATGATACCTCAGATGCATTATATTCAACATCCAAGCAAGCCATCGGTTATCTTGCACAAATGtaattagcgtggcaaagatGCAAATTCTTGCTCCAAACTGTAGCACCCAGAGCTCCCAGCATTGACAAGATCGATATGCCCATATAAGTTCTTATCTTGTGGGCATAACAAAGGCTCAATATCTGCATCTTTTTCAGCTAAACCTTTTCTAAGTCTCTTTGTTCTTAGAAATTGAAACCTCATCTCGACTTCTTTCATAGTCGGTCTGTCTCCTCCTTTGACCCTTAAGCATGCTTCTGTAAGTAAGGCGATTTCATTAATCTCTTCCTGGTCTGCCTCTTCCACAACTTGTTTATCCAGTATTTCTACAAGGGACCCTGCATGAAGTCCTTCAATGAAGTAATGTGATAGGCTTTGTTTAGCACCTAAATCATCGATAAAAATTGGCTTCTTCCTTATCAAAAGTTCAACAAGTATTACTCCAAAACTATATACATCACTCTTTTCAGTAAGCTGACCAGTATGATAGTACTCTGGGTCCAAGTAGCCGAATGTACCTTGGACAATCGTAACCACATGAGTCTCATCAAGCGAAAGAGATCTTGAAGCACcaaagtctgagacctttgtgGTGAAGTTGTCATCCAAGAGTATATTTGAAGACTTAACATCTCTGTGGAAAATTGGTATTGTAGCAGCTGAGTGTAGATAAGCAAGTGCCCCTGCTGCTTCCATTGCAATCCTAATGCGATCATCCCATGAAAGCAAGCATTTTACTGTAGTATCAGAGTGAAGAAGTTCATACAGAGTGCCATTAGAAATGAACTCATAGACAAGCATGGGCACCTCATCTTCTAGGCAGCAACCAAACAGTTTCACCACATTGCGATGGATGATTTGAGACAAAATAACAACCTCATTGATAAACTGGTCTACCTCTATTTGTTCCactattttggatttttttatgGCCACCACACGTTGGTCAGATAGAATCCCTTTATAAACCGTGCCATGTCCTCCACGACCAAGAACACGAGTAGCCTCAAAGTTGTTTGTTGCCTCCTCTAGTTCCTCCAATGAGAATATTTTAGTTTTGCTTGTGGTGCTTTCATCAGAGATCAATTGCTCCAATAGCAGGCCTTGATTTTTCTTGAAATGTGCTCTTCTAATTCTCTTCTGAATGCCCCTTTTCCACTTACTGGCAAGTACAGTTACACCCAATGCGACAATTATGGAGCCAAGGCCACAACTGATTCCAATTGCAATACCTATATGCATTCGCCATTGTTATGAATCATATTAATGTTTACAAATTATAATTGCAGGGCGGTTTATTTTGCTTGAGACTTACCCAAAAGGAGATTACGTTGCTTAGTTGAGCATTCATAGCTTCCAGGCGTGTTTCGGCATATACCATTGCAGTAGTTTGGCAGTGAGCATTCATCAATATCTGTAGATAACACATTCAATATATATATTGATGGTTCCGATCTATGCTTGCATTATTACTAGCTGCTGATAAGAAGTCCCGCTTTTAAATTTGTCACCGAATATATACGTGGATGGTTATAGATATGTATGTGAATTACTGAATTGATTTACTTTCCTTCTATTTTCAAGTACAAGCGATATTAGTGCTGTACGCATACTGAAGGAGAAGCCGGATGTACCTGTGCAGCCTTCCTGTATGTACGGGTTTCCTTTGAAGCCAGGAGAACACTTGCAACGATACCCCATAAATATTTTCCCATGGGTCACGTTTAGGCAAGAACTATTTTCACTGCGGCATGCATACTTAGTAATATTCTGCAAAGCTTGTTCACAAGTTGAATTGGTAACCGCCCATCTTATGACAATGTCGACATATTCCATAGAAAAATCAAGTCGATCTTCCACGGGGCCGCTGACGTCCATACCTCCGCTCTCGTCAGTCGAAACTATTATCTCTTCTTTTCCAGTGCTCGCATTGCTTAGCATGTTTCTTACATTCAAAGTTCCATCTTCTATTGAGATACCAGTCACGCGGTACTGTATATCTCCTGTGCTAAAAAGCGTGTCACCTGCTGCTGTACAATTAAGTCGGAACTTTTCGTTTCCAAAACAACCTTCTTCGAACCCAAAAGGGAAGGAAATGTTCATGTTTCCACATGACCTCCGGCAGTGTTCTGTAGACTCGGGGTTGTAATCTCCTTCATAATATATTAACATATAGTAAGAATAAGCAAAAGCAAGTGGTTAAAACTTAAACATGTTCATTTCTTAAGAGAAAAGTAAGGAGGGAGTACCTTGCGTGCAACCTTCGGAAAGGTAAGGATTGCCGCCCTGGTCGGAATAAGAATAACGGGAGCAGTAACAGTAGTAACCCCCATATGATGACGCATTTCTACAAATGCTGTTGGTGGCACAAGCATAACTTGCGCTGTTCATTCGCGCGCTTTCGCAGCTTGGTTGATCCGTGATGGCAACCTCAACAACAGCACCATCGATCTTTCTTGTGTTTGTCCAACCCAATAAAAGGTCAGTCATGTTTTGCGTGAAATAATACTCACCGACATCTGATATGAAAGCCATGATGCGAGGGTACATAGAACTTGCAGATGATTGTCCTGCCATACCATCAGCCCGAGAAAATGTTGCCTGAAAGCCTGACATGGCATTCCGTAAACTGATGAAACAGCAACCAATCCCGTTGCAAGGCCCTCGAGTTGGCAATACCCCCCCGTGGCACCTACTCATGCAGGAGCCGACAGGGTTTCTCTCATAATCGAACAAGTTGACATCAAAGTCACATCCAAGGACAAAGAAATCGTT contains:
- the LOC105914285 gene encoding wall-associated receptor kinase 2 translates to MSSAGVLVGMCVVLACLAAVPRALATAVHGDASSNGILHIPSNGSLTSCPTHCGDVEISYPFGIGSGCFRQGFELTCNQTARPPRLFLRNSTTQITSIDVGSNMASASTVGFNVTMGQGVDTYMSWGTPDGGAVISEINDALYVVGCGLEVYMFGNNWTDLIGSCMSICADDRTTERANVFGSCRDGIGCCSIELTRDLPAFMVKLVRLNGTRAQLNDVKVLLPWYYRFVLGDLYSSWVNTSNVHDTRIQIAITDQPNCERARVNKDSYACNNESNCQDLQYGRGYSCSCPNYYGKGNPYIVNGCIQAYDSTTPKENCTRSCGNISIPFPFGIEEGCYANDNFRLNCTSDGTVLDRRYAQYRVTRISLDDGSLAVSNMLNDTSSNNMERIVNSNYDGTGEFRDSYDMSSVVDGIYDFSREDEIVIKWVVANLTCQQAKQSNPKYYACISHNSNCQDIRRGKTNYGYLCKCNDGFHGNPYLQNNCTGIFLS
- the LOC101760188 gene encoding wall-associated receptor kinase 3 — protein: MSSARVMVCAMAFVLACLAAMPPASAALGDGGILYIPSADSIAHCPSSCGDVKIFYPFGIGAGCFRQGFEVTCDNTTQPPKLFLMNNSTTEITWIDDDGFVEVPMFFNSSFGPGRNNMSWEWEAPAKGITITSRDNDFFVLGCDFDVNLFDYERNPVGSCMSRCHGGVLPTRGPCNGIGCCFISLRNAMSGFQATFSRADGMAGQSSASSMYPRIMAFISDVGEYYFTQNMTDLLLGWTNTRKIDGAVVEVAITDQPSCESARMNSASYACATNSICRNASSYGGYYCYCSRYSYSDQGGNPYLSEGCTQGDYNPESTEHCRRSCGNMNISFPFGFEEGCFGNEKFRLNCTAAGDTLFSTGDIQYRVTGISIEDGTLNVRNMLSNASTGKEEIIVSTDESGGMDVSGPVEDRLDFSMEYVDIVIRWAVTNSTCEQALQNITKYACRSENSSCLNVTHGKIFMGYRCKCSPGFKGNPYIQEGCTDIDECSLPNYCNGICRNTPGSYECSTKQRNLLLGIAIGISCGLGSIIVALGVTVLASKWKRGIQKRIRRAHFKKNQGLLLEQLISDESTTSKTKIFSLEELEEATNNFEATRVLGRGGHGTVYKGILSDQRVVAIKKSKIVEQIEVDQFINEVVILSQIIHRNVVKLFGCCLEDEVPMLVYEFISNGTLYELLHSDTTVKCLLSWDDRIRIAMEAAGALAYLHSAATIPIFHRDVKSSNILLDDNFTTKVSDFGASRSLSLDETHVVTIVQGTFGYLDPEYYHTGQLTEKSDVYSFGVILVELLIRKKPIFIDDLGAKQSLSHYFIEGLHAGSLVEILDKQVVEEADQEEINEIALLTEACLRVKGGDRPTMKEVEMRFQFLRTKRLRKGLAEKDADIEPLLCPQDKNLYGHIDLVNAGSSGCYSLEQEFASLPR